In one Silene latifolia isolate original U9 population chromosome 10, ASM4854445v1, whole genome shotgun sequence genomic region, the following are encoded:
- the LOC141608096 gene encoding protein FAR1-RELATED SEQUENCE 2-like, translating to MAGRGPVNNDVDAVMMANTVTAWCKCKFQMKDVEIGENKWKLVMLSGFHNHALTLYCDGDRYFAKFDEEELAYIDAQVRAHVRSAIISAGLHQRNPEKSRPNRRQIYNRSQKVRAEERDGRNSAQHMLALAVQHKYVHYWVTDQETEELTHVFMAHPEAVKMFRSYNYVVLIDSTYKTNLYRLPLVEMVGVTHVGKSFVIAYALVTHESEDGYRWVLQKLKALLNDAVQPNVIVTD from the coding sequence ATGGCTGGAAGAGGTCCCGTAAATAATGATGTCGATGCTGTAATGATGGCTAACACGGTTACCGCGTGGTGCAAATGCAAATTTCAAATGAAAGATGTTGAAATAGGAGAGAATAAGTGGAAGCTAGTCATGCTATCCGGGTTTCATAATCATGCTTtaacgttgtattgtgacggcgatAGATACTTTGCAAAGTTTGATGAAGAGGAGTTGGCTTATATCGACGCCCAAGTTAGAGCTCACGTAAGATCGGCTATTATTAGTGCGGGTTTGCATCAGCGGAATCCGGAAAAGTCAAGACCTAATCGGCGACAAATCTACAATCGTTCTCAGAAAGTAAGGGCCGAGGAAAGAGATGGGAGAAACTCGGCACAACATATGTTAGCACTTGCGGTTCAGCATAAGTACGTTCATTATTGGGTCACTGATCAGGAGACCGAGGAGCTAACCCACGTGTTCATGGCTCATCCAGAAGCCGTTAAGATGTTTCGATCATACAATTATGTGGTCCTAATTGATTCCACGTACAAGACAAACTTATATCGTCTTCCGCTTGTTGAGATGGTTGGAGTCACACACGTTGGGAAGAGCTTTGTGATCGCGTATGCTCTTGTGACGCATGAGTCCGAGGATGGATATCGTTGGGTCTTACAGAAACTGAAGGCCCTTCTCAATGATGCCGTTCAACCTAATGTTATTGTTACTGATTGA